One Syntrophorhabdaceae bacterium genomic region harbors:
- the pgsW gene encoding poly-gamma-glutamate system protein translates to FPSHSVAASMGGKNDRGKEMTESGRRTITQAIERNGLFMIEPSTVKGDIDERMRIYFDRKVPKAYINVGGGRAAVGIRPLKRLLKTGLLTTNLPLDRKTDSLIARFLRQNIPVIQIDNVTELAREYGLPLTPAEMPAMGEGKVYYEKEYNLWLAGGVLLMILFGLFAFIRADWGFRMLEASGKQEAGPPEPMI, encoded by the coding sequence TTCCCTTCGCACTCGGTGGCAGCATCCATGGGAGGAAAGAATGATAGAGGCAAAGAGATGACCGAGAGCGGCCGTCGCACCATCACCCAGGCGATAGAGAGAAACGGCCTTTTCATGATTGAACCCTCCACGGTGAAAGGAGATATCGACGAACGAATGCGTATCTATTTCGACAGGAAGGTTCCAAAGGCCTACATAAACGTGGGTGGAGGACGGGCAGCCGTAGGCATACGACCCCTAAAAAGGCTGCTCAAGACTGGTCTTCTGACAACGAACCTACCCCTCGATAGAAAAACTGATTCTCTCATCGCCCGGTTTCTCAGACAGAATATCCCTGTCATACAGATTGATAATGTTACGGAACTCGCTAGAGAGTATGGACTACCGCTCACGCCCGCCGAAATGCCGGCTATGGGAGAGGGAAAGGTCTACTATGAGAAGGAATATAATCTCTGGCTCGCCGGCGGAGTTCTTCTTATGATCCTTTTTGGCCTTTTCGCGTTTATCCGTGCGGACTGGGGATTTCGCATGCTTGAGGCTTCGGGCAAACAAGAAGCAGGGCCGCCGGAGCCCATGATATAG